From Spirosoma aerolatum, one genomic window encodes:
- a CDS encoding DUF4160 domain-containing protein has translation MNDLKVIDGKLPSRALGMVIEWAFIHQNELLTNWELAKSLKPLTTIEPLH, from the coding sequence ATCAATGACTTGAAAGTTATTGATGGCAAACTCCCTTCTCGTGCGCTAGGTATGGTAATTGAATGGGCTTTTATTCACCAGAATGAGCTATTGACGAATTGGGAATTAGCCAAATCATTAAAACCACTAACGACAATCGAACCGTTGCATTAA
- a CDS encoding RNA polymerase sigma factor, producing the protein MSNASNISALTDLLAGCLRNHRQSQELLYRQFYGYAMSVCMRYAPTREEALEVLNDGFLKVFTRLDQYDPAQPFKGWLRRIMINAAVDQYRREARHQHEGVEKIELTAVAESADAFSQLAHEDLLALIQRLSPAYRLVFNLYVMDGFTHEEIAGQLGISVGASKSNLARARENLRQLLKQLNYDEYARANR; encoded by the coding sequence TTGTCCAACGCTTCAAACATATCCGCGCTAACTGATCTGCTGGCCGGTTGCCTTCGCAACCATCGGCAAAGTCAGGAATTGCTGTACCGGCAATTTTATGGGTATGCTATGAGTGTGTGCATGCGCTATGCACCTACACGCGAGGAAGCACTGGAAGTATTGAACGATGGGTTTTTGAAAGTATTTACACGATTGGATCAGTACGATCCTGCACAGCCGTTTAAAGGCTGGCTCCGACGCATTATGATCAATGCGGCTGTCGATCAGTATCGTCGGGAAGCCCGCCATCAGCATGAAGGTGTCGAAAAGATTGAATTAACGGCTGTTGCCGAATCGGCCGATGCCTTTAGCCAATTAGCGCATGAAGATTTATTGGCCCTGATTCAGCGCCTGTCGCCTGCCTATCGGCTCGTGTTTAACTTATACGTTATGGATGGATTTACGCACGAAGAAATAGCCGGTCAACTGGGTATTTCGGTCGGTGCGTCGAAATCGAACCTCGCCCGGGCGCGCGAAAATCTGCGTCAGCTATTGAAACAACTAAACTACGACGAGTATGCCAGAGCTAACCGATGA
- a CDS encoding TIGR00266 family protein: MYSHEIDYKIIGEDIQIVEIELDPNETVIAEAGSMLFMEDGITFETKMGDGSQPDQGFLGKLLQAGSRMIMGESLFMTHFTNRGVGKRKVAFSAPYPGTVMPVNLANVYGNTLIVQKDAFLCAALGTKLSIQFNQRLGSGFFGGEGFILEKVQGDGMAFIHAGGVVVERTLNNETLRVDTGCVVGFEPSINFDIQRAGGLRSMVFGGEGLFLATLRGTGKVWIQSMPISKLVQRLSPNSAQAHKEGGSVLGQLGNLFED; encoded by the coding sequence ATGTACTCGCACGAAATCGATTACAAAATCATTGGAGAAGACATTCAGATTGTAGAAATCGAACTAGATCCGAACGAAACCGTTATTGCCGAAGCTGGCTCTATGTTGTTCATGGAAGATGGCATCACCTTCGAAACCAAAATGGGAGATGGTTCACAACCCGATCAGGGCTTTTTGGGTAAGTTGCTTCAGGCCGGTTCGCGCATGATTATGGGCGAGTCGTTGTTCATGACCCATTTTACCAACCGGGGCGTGGGCAAGCGTAAAGTAGCTTTTTCCGCACCGTATCCGGGCACTGTGATGCCAGTTAACCTGGCCAATGTATATGGTAATACTCTTATTGTTCAGAAAGATGCGTTTTTATGCGCAGCCCTGGGCACCAAACTAAGTATTCAGTTTAATCAACGGCTTGGCTCCGGTTTCTTCGGTGGCGAAGGCTTTATCCTGGAAAAAGTACAGGGTGATGGCATGGCGTTCATTCATGCGGGCGGTGTCGTGGTAGAGCGCACGCTGAACAACGAGACACTACGGGTCGATACGGGCTGCGTGGTCGGTTTTGAGCCGAGCATTAATTTCGATATTCAGCGGGCTGGTGGTCTGCGCAGTATGGTATTTGGTGGTGAAGGTCTGTTCCTGGCTACACTTCGCGGTACGGGTAAAGTCTGGATCCAATCGATGCCTATCTCAAAACTCGTTCAGCGATTGTCGCCTAATAGCGCTCAGGCCCATAAAGAAGGCGGTTCTGTATTGGGCCAGTTGGGTAACCTGTTCGAAGATTAA
- a CDS encoding c-type cytochrome, translating to MEKINRISLFSLLAALAVVHSFALAQNPTKKASVKPSGKPSATVTKSPGQVVYEQNCLTCHQANGSGVPNLNPPLRGTDWVLGDKTRLINVVLKGLQGQEVEGDAYDNAMPAHDFLTDTQIADVLTYIRSSFGNKADAITTDEVKATRAQK from the coding sequence ATGGAGAAAATAAATAGAATTTCGCTGTTCAGTCTGCTAGCTGCTCTTGCCGTTGTTCACTCGTTCGCGCTGGCTCAAAACCCTACGAAAAAAGCCTCGGTAAAACCCAGTGGTAAACCGTCGGCTACCGTTACCAAATCGCCCGGCCAGGTTGTCTACGAACAAAATTGCCTGACTTGTCATCAGGCGAATGGTTCGGGAGTACCAAACCTAAATCCTCCACTGCGTGGTACCGATTGGGTTTTGGGTGATAAAACCCGGCTCATTAATGTGGTACTGAAAGGATTACAAGGCCAGGAAGTGGAAGGCGACGCGTACGATAATGCTATGCCCGCCCACGATTTTCTGACCGACACCCAAATCGCCGATGTACTGACCTACATCCGAAGCAGTTTCGGTAATAAAGCCGACGCCATCACCACCGATGAAGTAAAGGCCACCCGGGCGCAGAAGTAG
- a CDS encoding RidA family protein has product MSKQIVYSDQAPAPIGPYSQAVLVNGMLFVSGQIALDVAGQGDIQAETQKVMENIGAILKAAGLDYINIVKSSIFVKDMNNFAAINEIYGRYFTSEPPARETVEVARLPKDVNVEISVIAIQ; this is encoded by the coding sequence ATGAGCAAACAAATTGTTTATAGCGATCAGGCACCAGCCCCAATTGGGCCTTACAGCCAAGCCGTTTTGGTTAATGGAATGCTGTTCGTTTCGGGTCAGATTGCCCTTGATGTCGCGGGTCAGGGCGATATTCAGGCTGAAACCCAAAAGGTAATGGAAAATATCGGCGCGATCCTGAAAGCCGCCGGTCTGGATTATATCAACATCGTGAAAAGCAGCATCTTTGTCAAGGACATGAACAACTTTGCGGCTATCAACGAGATATATGGCCGGTATTTTACTTCCGAACCACCTGCCCGCGAAACCGTAGAAGTCGCCCGTTTGCCCAAAGATGTTAATGTCGAAATTTCAGTAATAGCTATTCAATGA
- a CDS encoding porin family protein: MPELTDDQLDGLFRKSAEEFDPPFDPAAWQDMKARLDTNEHTTPAGALFWKNMLRWGLPALLLLLLTGGGWLVYQKTTAKGTTAIDPARLARTQPRQSSEHTAARESDLPGTHTAERKENEVLKSANRNESIHEVTNSDNRLNKLTEQPTSAPKPAIELTRSPATNRTTTTYKPVTDHRLLHPKRGTRSSVLASTSGEVITGRLEQIARKGKNGRVRKVRNGIPGTEAVALVGADYSTIPTTSFLNTKRQDTRRREVVQPDRNAVGGGITPGEELELSSSEAFTVYKLAVRPPKWPVVAFTNPPVVAHPDTTARRVISKTDVPFQRGLSVRFGVSPDLSSVGLDNFSRPGTNIGAYLEYRMASRWSIQAGLIQSTKIYQAYPDEYVAPTGAWGGYVKPNDIDGRCNMFDIPINVRYDFSVKPKKGDNRLANRWFVSTGVTSYIIKQEAYHYNYPAHTYNQRTDSTASTGGYGFSNLNFSVGYERALSRRLSWQIEPFVKMPLRGVGLFKVDLLSTGAFFSLRLKL; encoded by the coding sequence ATGCCAGAGCTAACCGATGACCAATTGGACGGGCTCTTCAGAAAGTCGGCTGAAGAGTTCGATCCCCCGTTCGATCCGGCGGCCTGGCAGGATATGAAAGCCCGCCTGGACACCAATGAACATACCACGCCCGCCGGAGCTTTATTCTGGAAAAATATGCTTCGGTGGGGTCTGCCTGCGCTACTGCTATTACTGCTGACAGGAGGGGGATGGCTTGTCTATCAAAAAACAACAGCTAAAGGAACTACTGCCATCGATCCGGCCCGACTAGCCAGAACACAACCTCGCCAATCGTCGGAGCACACAGCCGCCCGTGAGTCAGACTTGCCCGGAACCCATACTGCTGAGCGTAAGGAAAACGAGGTTTTGAAATCGGCTAATCGGAACGAATCGATACATGAAGTCACGAATTCAGACAACCGACTTAACAAATTGACAGAGCAGCCGACGTCCGCACCCAAACCAGCCATAGAATTGACGCGAAGCCCTGCAACGAACCGGACAACAACTACGTATAAGCCAGTAACCGACCATCGGTTACTTCACCCGAAGCGTGGCACTCGATCCTCAGTGCTAGCTTCAACCAGTGGTGAAGTTATAACCGGCCGTTTGGAGCAAATCGCGCGAAAAGGGAAGAATGGCCGTGTGCGTAAGGTCCGTAATGGTATTCCAGGTACGGAAGCCGTCGCATTAGTTGGTGCGGATTATTCGACAATACCTACGACATCGTTTTTGAACACGAAACGGCAAGACACACGTCGACGGGAGGTCGTTCAGCCAGATAGGAATGCCGTTGGAGGAGGCATAACGCCCGGTGAAGAGTTGGAGTTGTCTTCATCTGAAGCGTTTACGGTTTATAAACTGGCAGTTCGCCCGCCAAAATGGCCAGTCGTGGCGTTTACGAATCCGCCTGTGGTTGCGCATCCCGATACGACGGCCCGCCGTGTTATTTCAAAGACAGATGTACCATTTCAGCGGGGGTTGAGTGTTCGGTTTGGTGTGTCGCCTGATTTAAGCTCGGTTGGACTGGATAATTTTTCCCGGCCAGGTACTAATATAGGTGCCTATCTGGAGTATCGGATGGCATCACGCTGGAGTATTCAGGCAGGGCTGATCCAAAGTACGAAAATTTATCAGGCTTACCCTGACGAATATGTTGCGCCAACGGGTGCCTGGGGAGGATATGTAAAGCCCAATGATATCGACGGACGTTGCAATATGTTCGATATTCCGATTAACGTGCGGTACGATTTTTCAGTAAAGCCTAAAAAAGGCGATAATCGACTCGCTAACCGTTGGTTTGTGAGTACGGGCGTAACCAGCTACATTATCAAACAGGAAGCGTATCATTACAATTACCCAGCGCATACCTATAATCAGCGAACAGATTCTACCGCTAGTACAGGAGGCTATGGATTTAGTAATCTGAATTTTTCGGTGGGCTATGAGCGGGCGCTAAGTCGTCGGCTATCCTGGCAAATCGAGCCATTTGTCAAAATGCCATTGCGGGGTGTTGGTCTTTTCAAAGTCGATTTACTAAGCACGGGTGCCTTTTTCTCGCTTCGTTTGAAATTATGA
- a CDS encoding App1 family protein codes for MSSWKDFLVNTAADVDAQFDRLKNRLSGRLDSKKPYRIIYYRGFGSPTAVWLKGRVLRQNDLSTPSDHDTFWQNLLATYQRFGSEAVANVTVRIEAFGQVHRTMTNDEGYFELTINPPNNLPPGRAWFPVRYALEGVLQSDTLETTANEPVIKDGYLLISPTYSQFGVISDIDDTVLVTDATNLLQTARLTFLGNAYTRLPFAGIAAFYRALQSGPVTTLFNPIYFVSSSPWNLYDLLVDFFRIQGIPKGPLLLRDFDLSAKLLASEGHHTHKLAMIRKVLDVNPQLPFVLIGDSGQQDPEIYTRVVRENPGRILAIYIRDVSEDQRDEAVRELIRTTQVYQVPMLLVSDTVAAAEHAASLGLIDSDTIPEIRADRRADKE; via the coding sequence ATGTCCAGTTGGAAAGATTTTTTGGTAAATACCGCTGCTGATGTAGATGCCCAGTTTGATCGACTCAAAAACCGGCTGTCGGGACGGCTCGATAGTAAAAAGCCTTACCGGATCATTTATTATCGGGGATTTGGGAGCCCGACGGCTGTTTGGCTGAAAGGCCGGGTATTGCGCCAAAACGACCTGAGTACGCCCAGTGATCACGATACTTTCTGGCAGAATCTGCTGGCTACCTACCAGCGATTTGGGAGCGAGGCCGTTGCTAACGTAACGGTTCGTATTGAAGCCTTTGGACAGGTGCATCGGACTATGACCAACGATGAAGGGTATTTTGAGCTGACGATCAATCCACCGAACAATTTGCCACCTGGCCGGGCCTGGTTTCCGGTCCGGTATGCGCTGGAAGGAGTTTTGCAGTCCGATACACTGGAAACGACGGCTAATGAGCCTGTAATCAAGGATGGGTATCTACTGATTTCGCCGACCTACAGTCAGTTTGGGGTTATATCTGATATTGACGATACTGTTCTGGTCACCGATGCGACCAACCTTTTGCAAACTGCCCGACTGACGTTTTTAGGAAATGCCTATACACGGCTACCCTTTGCTGGGATAGCTGCGTTTTACCGGGCCTTGCAAAGCGGGCCTGTCACCACCTTGTTTAATCCCATCTATTTTGTGTCGAGCAGTCCCTGGAATCTGTACGATCTACTGGTCGATTTTTTTCGAATTCAGGGTATTCCCAAAGGGCCGCTGCTACTTCGCGATTTTGATCTGTCGGCCAAACTTCTAGCGTCCGAAGGGCATCATACGCATAAGCTGGCCATGATTCGGAAGGTACTGGACGTGAATCCGCAGTTACCGTTTGTACTGATTGGCGATAGTGGTCAGCAGGACCCCGAAATCTATACGCGAGTTGTGCGCGAAAATCCGGGTCGCATACTCGCCATTTACATTCGCGACGTGTCGGAAGATCAGCGGGACGAAGCCGTTCGCGAACTGATCCGAACCACCCAAGTTTACCAGGTTCCCATGTTGCTGGTATCCGATACGGTAGCTGCTGCCGAACATGCGGCCTCACTCGGATTGATTGATTCGGATACCATTCCCGAGATTCGCGCCGACCGTCGGGCGGATAAAGAATAA
- a CDS encoding glycosyltransferase family 2 protein, with protein sequence MSQAIQATIILPTTADRGLLLPLCIRSIQQQTLQAFELFIIGDGVDEPTRSVIKHLMAQDNRIRFFDHPKHERRGEVYRHQALQQAQGFFVAYICDRDLWLPNHLDALSSVLQEATLATTNYYFVRRNQQLLLPYLPSSPRQRARGILSATAHRLDFYRQLPYGWRTTPSNQATDLYMWDQLLAHPNCRVAMVWQPTLLYFKRNNHPGWPTAQRYEELARWDTIRQNPERLQSAMNQAFINLIYERNQFKESWFLVRGRRISELPRWFMNKLRWWLTDQTKSTAEESWLPDPIKLD encoded by the coding sequence ATGAGCCAGGCTATTCAGGCCACAATCATTTTGCCAACCACTGCCGACCGAGGGCTACTTTTGCCTCTCTGCATCCGTAGTATTCAACAGCAAACCCTACAGGCATTTGAGTTATTTATCATTGGCGACGGTGTCGATGAGCCAACCCGATCCGTGATTAAACACCTGATGGCTCAGGACAATCGTATTCGTTTTTTTGATCACCCAAAGCATGAACGCCGTGGTGAGGTATATCGGCATCAGGCGCTTCAACAGGCGCAGGGATTCTTTGTCGCCTATATTTGTGACCGCGATTTGTGGCTACCTAACCACCTCGATGCGTTATCTAGCGTTCTACAGGAAGCAACACTGGCAACCACAAATTATTATTTCGTAAGACGGAATCAGCAACTCCTTCTACCCTACCTGCCCAGTTCTCCACGCCAAAGGGCCAGAGGTATTCTTTCGGCAACCGCCCATCGGCTCGACTTTTACCGGCAGCTCCCTTATGGCTGGCGAACGACACCTTCCAATCAGGCTACTGACCTCTACATGTGGGATCAGCTATTGGCTCACCCCAACTGCCGGGTAGCAATGGTCTGGCAGCCAACGTTGTTGTATTTTAAACGAAATAACCATCCAGGTTGGCCAACAGCTCAGCGCTACGAGGAATTAGCTCGCTGGGACACCATTCGGCAGAATCCCGAACGGCTTCAGTCAGCTATGAATCAGGCCTTTATCAATTTGATCTATGAGCGCAATCAGTTTAAGGAAAGTTGGTTTCTGGTTCGCGGACGGCGCATTTCTGAATTGCCCCGTTGGTTTATGAACAAACTTCGCTGGTGGCTAACTGATCAAACAAAGTCGACAGCGGAGGAAAGTTGGCTGCCCGATCCGATAAAATTGGATTAG
- a CDS encoding Gfo/Idh/MocA family protein produces the protein MDIGLIGCGLWGRKILTTLLKLSVRVIVYDINPEHCGQALQLGAINATSQLDLLKQVRGLIVATPATTHRAVLEQIRFFDKPIFVEKPLATSYADALAIGRLALPPTFLMHIWRYHPGIRLLGDLQRSGKLGRLLMLRTSRTNWTSPRLDADSLWTLAPHDLTIIQQILGYIPTPKAAVAERHGAYIRSLTTILGNDPGCIIDVSTRYADKRREVRLQGTQGVAVLANEQTNAIDVWYGNDHTSLAERQYEQLFFDSTPPLELELAAFIEYLRGGPPPLSPLAEGIDIVRLIDAIEQLA, from the coding sequence ATGGATATTGGTTTAATCGGCTGTGGGCTTTGGGGCCGCAAGATTTTAACGACATTGCTAAAGCTGTCGGTGCGAGTAATTGTCTACGATATAAATCCTGAACACTGTGGTCAGGCGCTACAGTTAGGAGCTATCAACGCTACATCGCAACTCGATTTATTAAAGCAGGTGAGGGGGCTCATCGTGGCAACGCCAGCCACAACTCATCGGGCCGTGCTCGAGCAAATACGGTTTTTCGACAAGCCCATATTTGTTGAAAAACCGTTAGCCACCTCTTACGCCGATGCGCTGGCTATTGGCAGGTTAGCGCTACCCCCTACTTTTTTGATGCATATTTGGCGTTATCATCCCGGTATTCGATTGCTGGGTGATCTTCAACGCTCTGGTAAACTTGGGCGCCTTTTAATGCTCAGAACAAGCCGAACTAACTGGACTAGTCCACGCCTTGATGCAGATAGCCTGTGGACGCTGGCTCCTCACGACTTAACTATTATTCAGCAGATTCTGGGATATATACCAACTCCTAAAGCGGCAGTTGCAGAACGGCATGGAGCATATATACGCAGTTTAACGACCATCCTCGGCAACGATCCAGGCTGTATTATTGATGTATCGACCCGGTACGCTGACAAACGCCGGGAGGTACGACTTCAGGGTACGCAGGGTGTTGCTGTGCTGGCCAATGAGCAAACAAACGCGATTGATGTCTGGTATGGCAACGATCATACATCCTTGGCCGAACGTCAGTATGAGCAGCTCTTTTTTGACTCCACTCCCCCGCTCGAGTTGGAACTGGCTGCCTTTATTGAGTACCTTCGTGGGGGACCGCCCCCACTTAGTCCTTTAGCAGAAGGCATTGACATTGTGCGTCTGATCGATGCGATTGAACAGTTAGCCTGA
- a CDS encoding dTDP-4-dehydrorhamnose 3,5-epimerase family protein has protein sequence MLTEPTSCVSRLLNGTHLHNVELRQLREIHDHRGAFTETFADHWGLAISPTQWSMIRSEANVLRGLHIHQRHGEYFCLIQGHCLVGLYDIRSESPTYRQYALYELFGADLKALVFQAGVLHGWYFYTASIHLQAVSESYNKYAHDDNLGCRWDDPALAIPWGISNPILSDRAANFPPLSTLFDQLATSEVCS, from the coding sequence ATGTTAACCGAACCAACGTCGTGTGTCTCTCGATTGCTTAACGGCACTCATCTTCATAATGTCGAATTAAGGCAACTTCGGGAAATACATGATCACAGGGGGGCTTTTACAGAAACGTTTGCTGACCATTGGGGCCTGGCCATTTCGCCAACACAGTGGAGCATGATTCGTTCGGAAGCGAATGTACTTCGGGGGCTACATATTCACCAACGGCATGGTGAATACTTTTGTCTGATTCAGGGGCATTGTCTGGTGGGCTTATACGATATCCGATCCGAGTCGCCAACGTATCGTCAGTACGCTCTTTATGAGCTATTCGGAGCAGATCTGAAAGCGCTTGTATTTCAGGCTGGTGTCCTTCATGGCTGGTATTTTTATACCGCTTCCATCCATCTGCAGGCAGTATCGGAATCGTATAACAAGTATGCACACGACGATAACCTCGGATGTCGCTGGGATGATCCAGCTCTGGCTATTCCCTGGGGTATATCTAATCCAATTTTATCGGATCGGGCAGCCAACTTTCCTCCGCTGTCGACTTTGTTTGATCAGTTAGCCACCAGCGAAGTTTGTTCATAA
- the gltX gene encoding glutamate--tRNA ligase, which translates to MSSPVRVRFAPSPTGPLHIGGVRTALYNYLFARKMGGKMLLRIEDTDQNRFVPGAEEYILESLRWIGIEIDEGQGVGGPDAPYRQSERKELYQKEAQRLIDEGKAYYAFDTAEELDAMRKRLEQANAPAAQYNAITRMQMRNSLTMKPDEVKARIEAGDPFVIRLKTPRKEEVRLNDLIRGWVNVHSSAIDDKVLLKSDGLPTYHLANIVDDHLMGITHVIRGEEWLPSAPLHVLLYRYLGWESTMPQFAHLPLLLKPEGNGKLSKRDADLGGFPIFPLQWTDPATGQVARGFREDGYLPEAVVNFLALLGWNPGTEQELFTMDELIATFDIAQVHKAGARFDIQKAQWFNHQYIRQRPDSELAPIVQQQAEAAGFACSLEKAEKIVSLLKGRVNFAHEIFTEASTIFNAPTTYDEAIVAAKWNEDAIRAVTVFRDALQTFDGDFVADAIKHTLGDAMQQAGIKQGKIMQAMRLALTGLGAGPDLMLTLEIIGKDETIKRLENALANLKSAIS; encoded by the coding sequence ATGTCAAGTCCTGTTCGCGTTCGTTTTGCACCTAGCCCTACGGGGCCGCTTCATATTGGCGGGGTGCGCACTGCGCTTTATAATTATCTGTTTGCCCGAAAAATGGGCGGCAAAATGCTCCTGCGGATTGAAGATACCGATCAGAATCGGTTTGTACCCGGAGCGGAAGAATATATCCTTGAATCACTACGCTGGATTGGCATTGAGATTGATGAAGGTCAGGGTGTCGGTGGTCCCGACGCGCCTTATCGTCAGTCGGAGCGGAAAGAGCTTTATCAGAAAGAAGCCCAGCGGTTAATCGACGAAGGCAAAGCGTATTATGCCTTCGATACGGCCGAAGAGCTGGACGCCATGCGCAAACGGCTGGAACAGGCCAACGCGCCAGCCGCGCAATACAACGCTATCACGCGGATGCAGATGCGCAACTCGCTCACCATGAAACCCGACGAGGTGAAGGCCCGAATCGAAGCAGGCGATCCGTTTGTGATCCGGCTTAAAACGCCCCGCAAAGAAGAAGTTCGGCTGAACGATCTGATTCGGGGCTGGGTCAATGTCCATTCTTCGGCTATTGACGATAAGGTACTGCTGAAATCGGATGGACTGCCAACCTATCACCTCGCCAACATCGTGGATGACCATCTGATGGGCATTACCCACGTAATTCGGGGTGAAGAGTGGCTTCCTTCGGCACCATTGCACGTTTTGTTGTATCGGTATCTGGGCTGGGAATCGACCATGCCGCAGTTTGCCCACCTGCCGCTGCTACTGAAACCCGAAGGCAATGGTAAGCTCAGCAAACGCGATGCCGACCTGGGTGGCTTCCCAATCTTCCCATTACAGTGGACCGATCCTGCAACAGGTCAGGTGGCCCGTGGTTTCCGGGAGGATGGTTACCTACCCGAAGCGGTTGTCAACTTCCTGGCTCTGTTAGGCTGGAATCCGGGTACAGAGCAGGAGTTATTTACAATGGATGAACTGATTGCCACCTTCGACATTGCTCAGGTACATAAAGCCGGAGCCCGGTTCGATATTCAGAAGGCGCAGTGGTTCAACCACCAATACATCCGCCAACGACCCGATTCCGAATTGGCTCCCATTGTTCAGCAACAGGCTGAGGCTGCCGGGTTTGCTTGCTCGCTGGAGAAAGCCGAAAAGATCGTTTCGCTGTTGAAAGGACGTGTCAATTTCGCGCACGAAATTTTTACAGAAGCGAGCACTATTTTCAACGCCCCCACGACCTACGATGAAGCCATTGTAGCCGCCAAATGGAATGAGGATGCCATTCGGGCTGTCACCGTTTTCCGGGATGCTCTGCAAACCTTTGACGGTGATTTTGTCGCCGATGCGATCAAGCACACCCTAGGTGATGCGATGCAGCAGGCAGGTATCAAACAGGGTAAAATCATGCAGGCTATGCGCTTGGCTCTGACGGGTTTAGGGGCTGGCCCAGATCTGATGTTAACGCTGGAAATTATTGGTAAAGACGAAACGATTAAGCGACTGGAAAACGCCCTGGCCAATCTAAAATCAGCAATCAGCTAA
- the gldD gene encoding gliding motility lipoprotein GldD, which translates to MNVIKPCIILIGLVLAACGGSSSDNYVPKPKGFPRLDLPPQQYKLIDPVHPYQFEYNKVARLLPDTFARSEPHWIFIHYPMFHASIQLTYKPIYNDVNRLRAMLEDSYKLAARHNIKAYAIEQKKMRLKSGLEASVIDLTGDVPSQVQFVTTDSTTHFLRGALYFNTATENDSLQPVIQYIRKDIIHLLNTLKWRK; encoded by the coding sequence ATGAACGTGATAAAGCCCTGTATTATTCTTATTGGCCTTGTGCTGGCTGCCTGTGGTGGTAGCTCGTCAGATAATTACGTACCCAAACCCAAAGGTTTTCCAAGACTGGATTTACCTCCGCAGCAGTATAAGCTGATCGATCCTGTTCACCCGTATCAGTTTGAGTATAACAAAGTGGCCCGACTGCTACCCGATACCTTCGCCCGGTCCGAACCACACTGGATTTTTATCCATTACCCGATGTTTCACGCCAGCATCCAGCTGACCTATAAACCGATTTACAATGATGTGAATCGGCTGAGGGCCATGCTCGAAGACTCGTATAAACTGGCAGCCCGTCACAACATAAAAGCATATGCCATTGAGCAGAAAAAAATGCGATTGAAATCGGGCCTGGAAGCCAGTGTAATTGACTTGACGGGCGATGTGCCGAGTCAGGTACAGTTTGTTACGACCGATTCCACGACACACTTTCTACGGGGAGCTTTATACTTCAATACGGCCACCGAAAACGACTCGTTACAGCCTGTCATTCAATACATTCGGAAAGACATTATCCATCTACTCAATACCCTGAAATGGAGAAAATAA